Within the Staphylococcus argenteus genome, the region TGTTGAAGATTTGGGGACAGCTTTTTCAATACATAAAACAGGAACATATAAATGATACGTATTTACTGATGGATACTTTTATTTCCAAATACGGTCAGTTAACAAATGTGTTAGCATCATGTGGCCTTCAAAGTGAACGTGCAACATATCAGTTCGATCATTATAAATCGAATAAAAAGACGCCGTTTAATCCGAATATATATCTAATCAGTGATAAATTAAACGACATTGATACAATCAATGAGGGGGTTGTTATTGGTCAAGCTATTAATTTAGCTAGAGACTTTAGTAATATGCCACCGAATGTTTTAACGCCGCAAACATTTGCAGAAGATATTATTAATCATTTTAAAAATACAGCTGTTAAAGTCGATATTAAAGATGATGATACATTAGTTTCTGAAGGCTTTGGTCTTATACATGCAGTTGGTAAAGGTAGTAAACATAAACCACGATTAGTAACTATCACATACAATGGTAAAAATGATAATGAAGCACCAATTGCATTAGTAGGTAAAGGTATTACGTATGACTCAGGTGGTTATAGTATTAAAACGAAGAATGGCATGGCAACAATGAAATTCGACATGTGTGGTGCTGCGAATGTCGTTGGAATTATAGAAGCGGCTAGTCGCCTTCGATTACCAGTCAATATTATCGGTGTGCTTGCTTGTGCTGAAAATATGATAAATGAAGCGTCGATGAAGCCTGATGATGTATTTACAGCATTGAGTGGTGAAACAGTTGAAGTGATGAATACAGATGCGGAGGGTAGACTTGTAT harbors:
- a CDS encoding M17 family metallopeptidase gives rise to the protein MNFKLNKETGKKINTLIVGIPEHLNQLDSIIFNDIDITEILESLKHQHIIGSTVGKIYTTAFAVRNESYRLIAVGLGNLKNQHYRDLLKIWGQLFQYIKQEHINDTYLLMDTFISKYGQLTNVLASCGLQSERATYQFDHYKSNKKTPFNPNIYLISDKLNDIDTINEGVVIGQAINLARDFSNMPPNVLTPQTFAEDIINHFKNTAVKVDIKDDDTLVSEGFGLIHAVGKGSKHKPRLVTITYNGKNDNEAPIALVGKGITYDSGGYSIKTKNGMATMKFDMCGAANVVGIIEAASRLRLPVNIIGVLACAENMINEASMKPDDVFTALSGETVEVMNTDAEGRLVLGDAVYYANQYQPSVIMDFATLTGAAIVALGEDKAAAFQSNSKSFLNDILKISTSLDEMVFELPITETERTKIKQSDVADLVNHTNGQGKALFAASFVTHFSGQTPHIHFDIAGPATTNKVSFNGPKGPTGFMIPTIVDWLRKQ